The nucleotide window ttcTCCCGTGAGACCGTCATGTTCCGAAGCAGTTGTCTACTTCGGTCTACGAGCGGGAACGGAAAAGAGCCGATCCTTCCCACATAACCCGACCACCCCCTCCGGAACTATATAAGCCGGATAAAATGATATCTTATGTAGGTACACTAACCCaaattcgagcagcgtggtggaagctcCAAACCTCTTGAAAAGAACTGGTCTTATCCCATCGGTAAATTTACCGTCTAttacttctttattttaattaagatttagaCTTAAAATGCTCGACCGTTTAATAAtctaagtaaatttaaataattctattttcactaaatttgtatttatagataaattacagaatataaataatattgtatataataaaaagaagagCTATATCTACTTTGCGATAGTTTTGTCAAGTCGGAAACAAACCACGAGTCATGAACGCTAGATATGATTGCATGCATCTCACGTTTTTTGTCACATTATTTACTCCTTCTTCCTTATGTTTGTAACTAAGACAAATAATTACGCAAATGTCGTTACTAGCCCATCTGTTTTTAATGCTAGATGTGATGGTGTGGGACAAAgacaatatgtatatttaaaaaaaatattatcgtgaaaacaataattatacctTTTCCATatgaattgttaaatataaaatctgcAATTTAGGCATACCTATcaaatgaagtaaaaaaaagcTGTTGTACAGaccgttttattgttataggtaaattatgaaataaaaataagttttacatcAAACAATATAATGTGTGTATAACAAAGTTAATTAAGCGATAAGGAAGTTAatcaatattacaaattttattgcaATCATGTTTGTaaagttctttttatttttttgtacatattgtaagtaaaatatatttgaatttttactggtctttttttgtaacttttgcCAATGAAGgaaacataaacaaaatgcCTTCTTATTctgtatttaagtattttaaaaaagtccTTAAAATTTTAAGTGTAGAGTTTAAATTAACTGAACATTTTTACAGGATCGTTTCCatcattattactttttatccaTTTCCATGTTATGTTGCcagtttgatataaaaataaaatatttgattttttaagatttaagcCAGGCAAACCGTTATGATGAAACGGGGATCGATTTTAAGAAACAACCTATGGAAGGTCACAGGTAAAAGTTgtccaattattattaaatacataaaaaaaaattacattgctGTTCTTAACCTTCTACTCACGAtactttattttctaaaaaatgttttaaacttCCCCTTTTTTTTATTGCCCCGccaatataaactattataccAGTTATTAGATCtaccttatatttaaaataaaatcataaaataaataataaaaaattcttaCTCTAAAGGACTTTGGGTTTAAGATATTATGCAACGTTAGCTATGTAAAATGTGGTGTAAGGCATTACAcgatttcaatcattattagaGTAGGATAATTTTGTAACTATCAATCTTAAAAAGTGTCTGAAAGATATctctagtatattttatttctttacattgtttaaatgttttaaatataacggGAACTTGTATTGTGTATAGTAAGTAAGTGAAAGCTTAATGTGTTTTTCGATAGATGCGGTATATGTCCAACATATTTTCACAAGTTATGCGCATTCGACTTTAATAGTAACGACTCATTCATCTTCGATAATGTTTGTATTATGgatttatataattgcattcACGGGACAGGTgggtaacaatattaaatatgtttaaaatataaatttaaaactatggTCAAACGTCCCTTAGATtagagttttaaaaatatattaagtcgtGTTTCTTTTccatttgaatttagaacaatatattttatcattaaaaaatttgagaccataaaattataatttcagaaTTCATAAAGATTAATTATGAGAATTGTCTATACTTTGGAAACTTTGCTTATGTTCATGGATTGAAGAAGGAAGACTACGACTACGGAGAGGATGAATTTACAATTACACATTCAAAGAAAAATCCAGATTTAGTTTGATAAAAATGTGTCTTATTGACTAttgatacttaaaaaaataatagttataggGCATTtccttaaaataacttttttgtttatagacttttattgtttatttcttacaatgattgagcataaaaaatacaatttataatatgcgTTTATGAACTTTTCcattttctatttgttttaacCTATTGTGTTTATGTAActtgaatatttcatattacatttaaaacaaagacCAACGGCAATAAATTTGATAATCGTATTTTAGAAGTGTTGATATCGTATTTTCTCTAATATTAAGCagagtatttttaataacaattgtttacacgttattgtaataattttcaataggAACTatgaagtatattatttagattttatcaaaaaaaaaattgccatcTAATAACTGACAATAAACAAATGACTTGAGTTTAAtgtgctttattaaaaaaaaaccaatattaccattttttcctcTTAAAGTTGCCAGAAAAAACATCTCTGCTTAACAGTACATGTACCTCTTTTACGTATTTCTCGTCTattttctacatatatattttgttggtgTACAAAAAAAGTGAGATTAAAGAGAATtgtatgtacaaaattataaactattatcGAAATGTATAAGTTTGATGCACACAGCACAATTTTGTagcatgtattattatttaaaactgtgTGTTTAGGTTTGCAAAAAGGTCTCCCATATGGTATGGGCTCATTATTGTAGCATGTTTTTACTAAGGAAGGCTTTATGCTTAACTCTTTCTGTTTTCAAGTAATAAGTGTAAAGCCTACCTAAGTAAGAAACATTGGCTATGTGACAGACATGTGACCAAGTCGCttataatctattttatctAGTTGCACAAGTGGTCTTAGCTGGTCGGCAAAGGCACGCATATCTTCACCAATAGCATCTTGTCCTTGAGGGGCTAATACCTGCAATTATAAGatatgcatttaaaatattgtatttgtttataatatgcaAAATTTGCAATAACGGTGACCAtgacaatatacataaaagtagGAGGGGATTTTGGCAAAGACACGCATGCACCGCGTACGTACCTcctatgaataattaattctttttgATTTATAGGTAATAATaggtaaaaacattttaaatcatgtatttaaattgctattaagaaaatatataattattttaaagcaatatataaaaatataagacaaaaaGAATAGAACAAGTGCAGCATAGCTAAGTGAAGCAAAGGCACTGGACATCTACTTTAATTCTGATACTGTAAAATTTGTTAAAgttgtaataattttcaaaataattatgttttagtgCTTGAAAAAGTCTGTTATTGTTATTCATATGTGCCAATTATATATATGGATGTAGGTTTCTAAAATGTTGCTTCAATAAGTATTAATGGTAATAAATAGTTTACTTTATaactttgtactggtggtagagctttgtgcaagctcgtctgggtaggtaccacacactcatcatatattctaccacaaaatagcagtacttagtattgttgtgttccggtttgaagggagagtgagctagtataattacaggcacaagggacataacatcttagttccaaaggttggtggcacattggtgatgtaagcgatggttaacatttcttacaatgccaatgtctattagcgttggtgaccacttaccataaggtggcccatatgcttgtccaccttcctattctatatgtaagaaataatactcACAGATAATTCAACAAGATAACTCTGTGAAATGGGTTCTGGAGGCATTGAACTCTGAGATATTTTAAACACCTTTGCTACTGTTATTTTCATTCTTCCTTTTCTAAACATGTATCCTGAAAAAGTAGGTCATTTTGCTTAAGAAAAGCATAAAGATTTCATTGATtttgtatatgatatatatttatacatacagtaatatgatatatatatattgtatatgcaAATGAATCAATGTAGTAGACTTgacagctttgtgcaagcatgATAAACCACAATCAAAAACATGTCCCATCATTTTATTAAGAGAACCttacaaaatcatatttataatctataatatttaattttacttctataTCTAGACAAATTACTAACATTTCCAAATgtgatttaaaactataaaattatacactAAGAAAAAAGATTTTCCAACAGTaggctataattttatttctcattTTGATTGGACCTGGGTCCACAGTACCCTTTTGGTGTCAAAAAACATATTCTTGGTATGTTTCTTAGGTCATCAGTTTAGATGGTACCCAGAATTtttttgatattgatattttcaGGTTCAAGATAGTAAAATCTATGGATTTCATACAGTTTTGGCCATAACTATAACTAACATACTATGACAAACAAAAATGAGAAAAAGCTTGGTTGTGGACTCTCGAGATGTAGacaccacccacttatcactcAATATTCAGTTTTGTTGTAGTCCAAATAAAAGGGttagtgagcaagtgtaataacaggcacaaggaaccTAATTTCTCATAGCTTCAAATATATACTGGTTATATGTgactgttttttattaaaaatattaattacctttAACACTATAttcaaattctattcgacatcCTAATTCATTAAGGAATTCAATGAGCATTCCACTACAAGCTATATCAAGGCTTGATCTTACAACAGTTGGTCTATTTTTGTCTCCTAAATCTGGCTGACCAATATATCTCAACTGGTATGGCATGTCTCTTGCATCTAATGCCTTTCTCACTCGCAGGGTCAATGGTGTtgactaaaaaataaaagaacataGCACAGCTATTAATGAAATCTAGATCTGGCAACATCTCAAATTTTAAccttttcttaattaataaagaacCCTTTACTTCAGGTAAACATTGTAAATCAGTATTTATGTAGTGAAAACTTGCCATACTTAACTCCTGATATTGaatttgtcaatttatttacCTGCTGATTAGGATCTCTTAAACTAAAACAAACTTCTTGATCATCAAACGTTTCTGGACCTGCGTCAACATTGTCGCAGAGACCACGAAGTCTGTGTAAAAGAACTTCAACAGCCGAATCTAAAACTGAGCCCTAATAAAATTAAGGAAAATatgaattatcatatttatcgAATGCCATAGAAAAAACAAGTACATTTGATACTGACTTGCAATAAATATTCTTGGTTAGGTATAATGTTTGCTTTTAAAGCTTGTGATAAACTATCAGTCGCTGTTATAGGAGCAGCGTTCACAGCCATTGCTCTGATTGGTTCTCAATCTAATAACAATCTGTAATAAAGATTTAGTTACTAAaagttatatcatatttatataccaaataCAAATCCCTACAGgtgaaatattatgaaataaaaaaatgaattaaagagAGGTGTTTTTTCCTCTTTTTATGGCGTATAAGCAGcgagatttattaaaatcaaaactttgaattgacaaataatattgacatttgacattgacataatttttttttaagggaAAGACAAGAGCTCTCTATATACCATACAGATTATTATTCGGCATTTTATTCAGGTTTTAATGTAAGACAGTGTTACATCTACACAGAAATTTTATTGGTAATTGTCGtcaatatttaagttatatatagtaCATTCATTAGGTGTCAAAATCTATGAAAATTGGGCTGAATCCGTAGTAaccaaaatcataaataaagaaaaataatgaataagtcAGGTAGTCACTATCGCTTGGCAGTTGTCACTTGTCACttcttcataaaatatttttcatgttattattgtttaaaattcatataatataattgacgatttcaaataataacaaataggtACTAAAATGAATGGGCATGTTACGATTAGATTAGCCTCTGAAAGAGTTAATCATTGTGTGGCATCAAGTAATGAATTACCAAGGTTTTATACACCGGGGGAGGTTATAAGTGGCATGCAAGACTTTATGcggtaattatattgttttaaataatatatagtagatAAACATTTAGACTCTGTTCAATCACAGTGCCATTcataattattctaaaaaaactCCGGACTAAAAtgcattattgtaaaattataatatttaacttgttTACAGTGGCCATGGGACATACGTAGAAGATGACTGTATTAAATCATCAGTTGCTGGTGTAAtgcaaaaagtaaataagttgATTTGTGTGCGGCCATTGAAAAGTAGATATGTCGGTGAAATAGGCGATGTTGTGGTTGGGAGAGTTTTAGAAGTTCAACAAAAGAGATGGAAAATAGAAACCAACTCTCGCCTGGATTCCATTTTACAATTGTCTTCAGTTAATTTACCTGGAGGAGAATTGGTTAGTAAGcttagattgtttttttttttgtatacaaactAAAATGACTAGTCTGATGTGatagtttaatttaagaatGGCAGGACCCAATCAGTCTATGTTCACTAAGTCTAAGGCAGAATAGGTAGCCAGAATAGGTAGGCAGAATACGTAGGTACCACCCCACTATCCAAAATTGACCATGCGTTTCTAATGCCAACCCATGGATATATTAAGTTTACACATTCTATATTTTGtagtaataaactttttaataatgtagAAATGAAGATATGCAAAATGCCTATAGCCTATTTCAAATGGTAGAAGTAgagataaacaaacaattacatATTCCTTATGATTTGCCAATAACACTATAACATCGTGCACTACAAGaagttattgattattataccTTTTAAGTCCAtccatcattttaatttaactgcTAAAGTTCTAACACAAATTTGCTATCATTCCAAACTCCCATTTTTTcatgaatatgaatatatataaattattatatatctctcTATAAAAAATTAGTGAAAATATCTTGATTTTTACACAAATCATGCAaagttgatatttaatataattgatagttTGAATATGATGTAGCTCTAATTTGTTATATGacagtgaaatatataatttatttggcaGCGCCGCAGATCTGCTGAAGATGAGCAAATGATGAGGAAGCATTTACAAGAAGGTGATTTAATTAGTGCAGAAGTGCAGAGTGTATTTTCTGATGGCTCTTTGTCGTTACATACAAGGAGCTTAAAGTATGGCAAGGTAAGACTTTTTAATAGTTTACCTCTTCATTTGaggatattaaatgtttttgtctTATCATTATCTAATGTATTCCTAaaagacattattataaaattagtattagtagtatataaactaaaaggcttaatttaaaattttgaatatagaaacattttatacagtcttgtattttcattaaagtatgtatgtatttatttatcttacacCATCGAAATTTTCAGCTATCCCAAGGAGTGTTAATGAAAGTTTTTCCATCATTGATCAAACGGCGAAAAAATCACTTTCATAATTTACCTTGCGGTATTGCAATTATCATTGGTAATAATGGCTTCATATGGATGAGCccaatacaacaaaatattatatttgcagAAAATAATGAAGACATTCAAAACTACGAACATcaggtaaaattt belongs to Nymphalis io chromosome 2, ilAglIoxx1.1, whole genome shotgun sequence and includes:
- the LOC126779616 gene encoding exosome complex component RRP4, whose translation is MNGHVTIRLASERVNHCVASSNELPRFYTPGEVISGMQDFMRGHGTYVEDDCIKSSVAGVMQKVNKLICVRPLKSRYVGEIGDVVVGRVLEVQQKRWKIETNSRLDSILQLSSVNLPGGELRRRSAEDEQMMRKHLQEGDLISAEVQSVFSDGSLSLHTRSLKYGKLSQGVLMKVFPSLIKRRKNHFHNLPCGIAIIIGNNGFIWMSPIQQNIIFAENNEDIQNYEHQPVHRSDREIMARLKNCVSALVSSKMMLDDSSIMFAYEESLRYDDVKELLDPEVMLDIAFLTQHRLNSIMEE
- the LOC126779649 gene encoding mediator of RNA polymerase II transcription subunit 18, with the translated sequence MAVNAAPITATDSLSQALKANIIPNQEYLLQGSVLDSAVEVLLHRLRGLCDNVDAGPETFDDQEVCFSLRDPNQQSTPLTLRVRKALDARDMPYQLRYIGQPDLGDKNRPTVVRSSLDIACSGMLIEFLNELGCRIEFEYSVKGYMFRKGRMKITVAKVFKISQSSMPPEPISQSYLVELSVLAPQGQDAIGEDMRAFADQLRPLVQLDKIDYKRLGHMSVT